The following proteins are encoded in a genomic region of Vidua macroura isolate BioBank_ID:100142 chromosome 10, ASM2450914v1, whole genome shotgun sequence:
- the B3GNT5 gene encoding lactosylceramide 1,3-N-acetyl-beta-D-glucosaminyltransferase → MFVSPRRVRKCHFLQICATCFILCLMIFWVPFDNHIVSHMKSYSYRYLINSYHFVNDSLSVSRDNLNRVSSYQYLINHREKCQQQDVLLLLFVKSSPENRHRRDAIRQTWGNENYVRSQLNANIKTLFALGRPTRHLQKTQQQRELELEDQKYQDLIQQDFLDTFHNLTLKLLLQFSWVNAYCPHARFIMSADDDIFIHMPNLIDYLQSLTQMGAQDLWIGRVHRGSPPVRDKSSKYYVPYEMYQWPSYPDYTAGAAYVISNDVAAKVYEASLTLNTSLYIDDVFMGLCANKMGIVPQYHVFFSGEGKAPYHPCIYNKMMTSHGHVDDLRQLWKQATDPKVKKITSGIWGRMYCRLVNIVLLCKLYYVDTYPCSAAFS, encoded by the coding sequence ATGTTTGTTAGTCCCAGAAGAGtcagaaaatgccattttttgcAGATATGTGCCACTTGCTTCATACTGTGTCTCATGATTTTTTGGGTACCGTTTGATAATCATATTGTGAGCCATATGAAGTCCTATTCCTACAGATACCTCATAAATAGCTACCATTTTGTGAATGACAGCCTATCTGTCAGCAGGGATAACCTGAACAGAGTATCAAGCTACCAGTACTTGATCAACCACAGAGAGAAATGTCAGCAGCAGGATGTCCTTCTCCTATTGTTTGTGAAGTCTTCTCCTGAAAACCGTCATCGAAGGGATGCGATTAGACAGACTTGGGGTAATGAGAACTATGTTCGTTCTCAACTTAATGCCAACATTAAAACCCTTTTTGCTTTAGGACGACCAACACGCCAtctgcagaaaacacagcagcaaagagaACTTGAGCTCGAAGACCAGAAATACCAGGATTTGATTCAGCAAGACTTCTTGGATACTTTTCACAATCTTACTCTTAAATTGCTTTTACAGTTTAGCTGGGTGAATGCTTACTGTCCTCATGCCAGGTTCATTATGTCTGCAGATGATGACATATTTATCCATATGCCAAATCTCATTGATTATCTCCAAAGTCTCACACAAATGGGTGCTCAAGATCTCTGGATTGGTCGTGTCCATCGTGGATCCCCTCCCGTAAGAGACAAGAGCAGCAAATACTATGTTCCATATGAAATGTACCAGTGGCCCTCTTACCCTGACtacacagcaggagctgcataTGTAATATCAAATGATGTAGCAGCTAAAGTCTACGAGGCTTCATTGACTCTGAATACAAGTCTTTATATAGATGATGTTTTCATGGGTCTCTGTGCCAATAAAATGGGAATTGTACCACAAtatcatgtatttttttctggggaAGGAAAGGCTCCATATCATCCCTGCATTTATAACAAGATGATGACATCTCATGGACATGTAGATGATCTTCGCCAGCTCTGGAAGCAGGCTACAGATCCCAAAGTTAAAAAGATTacttcagggatttggggtagAATGTACTGCAGACTAGTCAATATTGTGCTCCTCTGTAAACTGTACTATGTGGACACGTATCCTTGTTCAGCTGCGTTTTCTTAA